One Vespa crabro chromosome 4, iyVesCrab1.2, whole genome shotgun sequence DNA segment encodes these proteins:
- the LOC124423873 gene encoding sodium/potassium/calcium exchanger 4-like isoform X2: MAVMMMVLAGGGGGGDGGGGGGDGGGIVTAAAAVTGGSSDDLRKLLQAVEVQKEIIGENCTRPAIDEFPSDGLTRAERRSGFIAIHFAIAIYLFLLLAIICDDFFVPAIKKICEKMKVSEDVAGATIMAAASSSPELFINVIGTFITEGDLGVGTIVGSAVFNILAVPACCGLFAKQTLHLEWWPITRDTLAYSFTVLLLIITLRDGRIEWYEGLILIIFYILYISAMFFNGKISGFVKRVTSKRKAYKSISENSPLISSTYMKNGDIENFGTSEKEEALEIVSMTSWPSSKYERIWWVITWPINLVLLVTIPDCRRPKLRTWYPLTFIMCIIWIASTSYIVGWVITIIGDTFDIPDSIMGLTFLAAGMSVPEAVSSVIVTNQGLGSMGISNSIGSNVFDVLLCLGLPWFVKATMIPTIPGEHSIKINSQGLVYSSVSLFSTLFILYVSLACNKFKLNRGIGITCLITYAIFLIFASIVELNIFFVVNLPICNH; this comes from the exons atcttCGCAAACTCTTACAAGCGGTGGAAGTGCAAAAGGAAATTATAGGAGAGAATTGCACAAGACCGGCCATTGATGAGTTCCCATCGGATGGACTTACGCGAGCAGAACGACGATCTGGTTTCATAGCGATACATTTCGCCATtgctatttatctctttttacttttggCGATCATCTGCGACGACTTTTTTGTACCtgcgataaagaaaatatgtgaAA AGATGAAAGTGAGCGAGGACGTCGCCGGTGCAACCATAATGGCAGCAGCCAGCTCCAGTCCGGAATTATTCATCAATGTTATTGGAACTTTTATAACGGAAGGAGATTTAGGTGTAGGCACGATCGTTGGTTCCGCTGTGTTCAACATACTTGCTGTGCCAGCTTGCTGTGGATTATTTGCCAAACAG acaCTACATTTAGAATGGTGGCCCATCACACGCGATACCTTGGCATACTCTTTCACTGTACTTTTATTGATCATAACACTTCGAGACGGTCGTATCGAGTGGTACGAAGGCTTGATTCtcatcatattttatatactttacatTTCGG caaTGTTTTTCAATGGAAAAATCAGTGGATTTGTAAAACGTGTCACGTCGAAGAGAAAAGCGTACAAGAGTATCTCCGAGAATAGTCCTCTTATTTCTAGCA cGTACATGAAAAACGGCGACATCGAGAATTTCGGTACGAGCGAGAAGGAAGAAGCAC TTGAAATCGTAAGTATGACAAGTTGGCCGAGCTCGAAGTACGAAAGAATATGGTGGGTTATAACATGGCCGATCAATCTGGTACTGCTCGTTACGATTCCAGATTGCAGGAGACCGAAATTAAGAACATGGTATCCTTTAACATTCATCATGTGCATCATATGGATCGCTAGCACGTCTTACATAGTAGGAtgggtaataacgattatcg gTGATACATTCGATATTCCTGACTCGATCATGGGATTGACTTTCCTCGCGGCTGGTATGAGCGTGCCTGAAGCTGTATCTAGCGTTATCGTAACAAATCAAg gTCTTGGTTCAATGGGAATAAGTAATTCGATAGGTTCGAATGTATTCGACGTTCTACTTTGTTTAGGATTACCATGGTTTGTGAAAGCCACCATGATACCAACCATACCAGGGGAACATagcattaaaattaattcgcaGGGTCTCGTTTATAGTtctgtatctcttttttctacattattCATCCTATACGTATCTCTCGCGTGtaacaaatttaaattaaatcgtgGCATTGGTATAACATGTCTTATTACATACgccatttttttaatattcgcaTCGATCGTAGAACTTAACATCTTTTTTGTCGTTAATTTACCTATATGCAATCattga
- the LOC124423873 gene encoding sodium/potassium/calcium exchanger 4-like isoform X1 codes for MARRHRHMIAYRILFVIAIPAMYFLCVSITGYNPKDPTSVSGYRKAHLRKLLQAVEVQKEIIGENCTRPAIDEFPSDGLTRAERRSGFIAIHFAIAIYLFLLLAIICDDFFVPAIKKICEKMKVSEDVAGATIMAAASSSPELFINVIGTFITEGDLGVGTIVGSAVFNILAVPACCGLFAKQTLHLEWWPITRDTLAYSFTVLLLIITLRDGRIEWYEGLILIIFYILYISAMFFNGKISGFVKRVTSKRKAYKSISENSPLISSTYMKNGDIENFGTSEKEEALEIVSMTSWPSSKYERIWWVITWPINLVLLVTIPDCRRPKLRTWYPLTFIMCIIWIASTSYIVGWVITIIGDTFDIPDSIMGLTFLAAGMSVPEAVSSVIVTNQGLGSMGISNSIGSNVFDVLLCLGLPWFVKATMIPTIPGEHSIKINSQGLVYSSVSLFSTLFILYVSLACNKFKLNRGIGITCLITYAIFLIFASIVELNIFFVVNLPICNH; via the exons ATGGCACGACGACACAGACATATGATCGCATATAGGATATTATTCGTGATAGCCATACCTGCTATGTACTTCCTTTGCGTTAGCATCACTGGATATAATCCAAAAGATCCTACATCTGTGAGCGGTTATAGGAAGGCTC atcttCGCAAACTCTTACAAGCGGTGGAAGTGCAAAAGGAAATTATAGGAGAGAATTGCACAAGACCGGCCATTGATGAGTTCCCATCGGATGGACTTACGCGAGCAGAACGACGATCTGGTTTCATAGCGATACATTTCGCCATtgctatttatctctttttacttttggCGATCATCTGCGACGACTTTTTTGTACCtgcgataaagaaaatatgtgaAA AGATGAAAGTGAGCGAGGACGTCGCCGGTGCAACCATAATGGCAGCAGCCAGCTCCAGTCCGGAATTATTCATCAATGTTATTGGAACTTTTATAACGGAAGGAGATTTAGGTGTAGGCACGATCGTTGGTTCCGCTGTGTTCAACATACTTGCTGTGCCAGCTTGCTGTGGATTATTTGCCAAACAG acaCTACATTTAGAATGGTGGCCCATCACACGCGATACCTTGGCATACTCTTTCACTGTACTTTTATTGATCATAACACTTCGAGACGGTCGTATCGAGTGGTACGAAGGCTTGATTCtcatcatattttatatactttacatTTCGG caaTGTTTTTCAATGGAAAAATCAGTGGATTTGTAAAACGTGTCACGTCGAAGAGAAAAGCGTACAAGAGTATCTCCGAGAATAGTCCTCTTATTTCTAGCA cGTACATGAAAAACGGCGACATCGAGAATTTCGGTACGAGCGAGAAGGAAGAAGCAC TTGAAATCGTAAGTATGACAAGTTGGCCGAGCTCGAAGTACGAAAGAATATGGTGGGTTATAACATGGCCGATCAATCTGGTACTGCTCGTTACGATTCCAGATTGCAGGAGACCGAAATTAAGAACATGGTATCCTTTAACATTCATCATGTGCATCATATGGATCGCTAGCACGTCTTACATAGTAGGAtgggtaataacgattatcg gTGATACATTCGATATTCCTGACTCGATCATGGGATTGACTTTCCTCGCGGCTGGTATGAGCGTGCCTGAAGCTGTATCTAGCGTTATCGTAACAAATCAAg gTCTTGGTTCAATGGGAATAAGTAATTCGATAGGTTCGAATGTATTCGACGTTCTACTTTGTTTAGGATTACCATGGTTTGTGAAAGCCACCATGATACCAACCATACCAGGGGAACATagcattaaaattaattcgcaGGGTCTCGTTTATAGTtctgtatctcttttttctacattattCATCCTATACGTATCTCTCGCGTGtaacaaatttaaattaaatcgtgGCATTGGTATAACATGTCTTATTACATACgccatttttttaatattcgcaTCGATCGTAGAACTTAACATCTTTTTTGTCGTTAATTTACCTATATGCAATCattga